One stretch of Pedobacter riviphilus DNA includes these proteins:
- the rpsH gene encoding 30S ribosomal protein S8, translating to MNTDPIADYLTRVRNAIKANHRVVEIPASNLKKEITKVLFDKGYIANYKFEDTTVQGTIKIALKYNPITKVPAIRTLVRVSKPGLRNYAGVENMPRVLNGLGIAILSTSKGVMTDKEAAKLNIGGEVLCHVY from the coding sequence ATGAATACAGATCCAATAGCAGATTATTTAACAAGAGTAAGGAATGCCATTAAGGCCAACCACCGTGTTGTAGAAATTCCTGCATCAAACCTTAAAAAAGAAATTACCAAAGTTCTTTTTGACAAAGGTTACATCGCGAACTACAAGTTTGAAGATACTACAGTTCAAGGCACTATTAAAATTGCTTTGAAATACAATCCGATTACTAAAGTTCCTGCTATTCGTACATTAGTGCGAGTAAGTAAACCAGGTTTGAGAAACTATGCTGGTGTTGAAAATATGCCAAGAGTATTAAACGGTTTAGGTATCGCAATCTTATCTACTTCTAAAGGTGTAATGACCGATAAAGAAGCAGCCAAATTAAACATTGGTGGTGAGGTATTGTGTCACGTTTATTAA
- the rplX gene encoding 50S ribosomal protein L24, with translation MGNKVNTPSKLKIRTGDLVKVIAGDSKGQQGKVLSVLTDKNRAIVEGINLVSKHTKPNAANPNGGIIKKEAALHISNLMLVDPKSGKATRVGRKLNADGKLVRVAKISGEEIK, from the coding sequence ATGGGAAACAAAGTAAATACACCATCAAAACTTAAAATCCGCACAGGAGATTTAGTTAAAGTCATTGCTGGCGATTCAAAAGGTCAACAAGGAAAAGTACTTTCAGTACTTACAGATAAAAACAGAGCCATTGTGGAAGGCATTAACTTAGTATCTAAACATACTAAACCAAATGCTGCTAATCCAAACGGTGGTATTATTAAAAAAGAAGCTGCTCTTCACATTTCTAACTTGATGTTGGTTGATCCAAAATCTGGTAAAGCTACCCGCGTAGGTCGTAAACTTAACGCAGATGGTAAATTAGTTAGAGTTGCTAAAATTTCAGGAGAGGAGATTAAATAA
- the rplN gene encoding 50S ribosomal protein L14 translates to MVQQESRLNVADNSGAKEVLVIRVLGGTGKRYASIGDKVVVTVKSALPSGNIKKGTVSKAVVVRTKKEIRRKDGSYIRFDDNAAVLLNAQDEPRGTRIFGPVARELREKQFMKIVSLAPEVL, encoded by the coding sequence ATGGTACAACAGGAATCGAGATTAAACGTTGCTGATAACAGCGGCGCAAAAGAAGTATTGGTAATTCGCGTGCTAGGTGGAACCGGCAAACGTTATGCTTCAATTGGTGATAAAGTAGTTGTTACCGTAAAAAGCGCGTTACCTTCAGGTAACATTAAAAAAGGTACAGTTTCTAAAGCAGTTGTTGTAAGAACTAAAAAAGAAATCCGTCGTAAAGATGGTTCTTATATCCGTTTTGACGATAATGCTGCTGTATTATTGAACGCACAGGATGAGCCAAGAGGTACACGTATCTTTGGCCCGGTTGCGAGAGAACTACGTGAAAAACAATTCATGAAAATTGTATCATTAGCACCGGAGGTATTATAA
- the rpsC gene encoding 30S ribosomal protein S3: protein MGQKANPIGARLGIIKGWDSNWFGGNNYSDKLVEDEKIRKYLSARIAKGGVAKVVIERTLKRITVTIHTARPGIVIGKAGAEVDKIKEELKKLTKKEIQINIFEIKRPELDAQLVAEGVAKQLEARISFRRAMKSSIASTMRMGAEGIKIMTSGRLGGAEMARTEQYKEGRVPLHTFRADIDYALAEALTTYGKIGVKVWICKGEVYGKRDLSPNIGAANNGPKGQSDKPAFGGRDNRGGGRDNRGGGNDRRGGNQGGGRGPGQGGANRGGGAGANRGPRK, encoded by the coding sequence ATGGGACAAAAAGCAAATCCAATAGGTGCCAGGTTAGGAATTATCAAAGGATGGGATTCTAACTGGTTCGGTGGCAACAACTACTCCGATAAATTAGTTGAAGATGAGAAAATAAGAAAATACCTTTCTGCCCGTATCGCAAAAGGCGGTGTTGCAAAAGTGGTTATTGAGCGTACTTTAAAACGTATCACTGTAACTATCCACACAGCTCGTCCAGGTATCGTAATCGGTAAAGCAGGTGCTGAGGTTGATAAAATCAAAGAAGAGTTAAAGAAATTGACTAAAAAGGAAATTCAAATTAACATCTTCGAAATTAAACGCCCAGAACTTGATGCACAATTAGTTGCAGAAGGTGTTGCAAAACAATTAGAAGCAAGGATCTCATTCCGTAGAGCAATGAAATCTTCTATCGCATCAACCATGCGTATGGGTGCTGAAGGTATCAAAATCATGACTTCTGGTCGTTTAGGTGGTGCTGAGATGGCACGTACCGAGCAGTACAAAGAAGGAAGAGTGCCTTTGCATACATTCCGTGCTGATATCGACTACGCTTTAGCTGAAGCCTTAACTACTTATGGTAAAATAGGTGTTAAAGTTTGGATCTGTAAAGGTGAGGTTTATGGAAAACGTGATTTGTCTCCAAACATTGGTGCAGCAAACAACGGTCCAAAAGGCCAGTCAGATAAACCAGCTTTCGGTGGAAGAGATAACCGTGGTGGCGGAAGAGATAACCGTGGCGGTGGTAACGACAGACGTGGTGGGAACCAAGGCGGCGGTCGTGGTCCAGGCCAAGGTGGTGCAAACAGAGGTGGTGGCGCAGGCGCTAACAGAGGTCCTCGTAAATAA
- the rpsN gene encoding 30S ribosomal protein S14, whose translation MAKEGVKAREVKRQKLVARYAEKRAVLKAAGDFEGLDKLPKNSSPVRLHNRCKLTGRPRGYMRTFGISRVTFRQMALDGKIPGVKKASW comes from the coding sequence ATGGCAAAAGAAGGTGTAAAAGCACGCGAAGTTAAGCGCCAAAAATTGGTAGCTAGATACGCTGAAAAACGTGCAGTATTAAAAGCTGCAGGAGATTTCGAGGGTTTAGATAAATTACCTAAAAACTCATCTCCGGTACGTTTACACAACCGTTGTAAATTAACTGGTCGCCCTCGTGGATATATGCGTACCTTTGGTATTTCAAGGGTAACGTTCCGCCAGATGGCACTAGACGGTAAAATACCAGGTGTTAAAAAAGCATCTTGGTAA
- the rplF gene encoding 50S ribosomal protein L6, translating to MSRIGKAPITIPAGVTITVSKDNVVTVKGPKGELTQAVDSDITVSQEDGILTVQRPSEQKKHKALHGLYRSLLNNMVVGVTEGYKLTQELVGVGYRATNTGNTLDLVLGYSHHYVFQLPEEIKVTTQSEKGQTPKIILESIDKQLIGQVAAKIRSLRAPEPYKGKGIKFVGEVLRRKAGKSASKK from the coding sequence ATGTCAAGAATAGGAAAAGCCCCAATTACAATCCCTGCAGGTGTTACAATTACCGTATCAAAAGATAACGTAGTAACTGTAAAAGGTCCTAAAGGAGAATTAACACAAGCAGTAGATTCAGATATCACTGTAAGTCAGGAAGACGGAATTTTAACAGTTCAACGTCCTTCAGAACAAAAGAAACACAAAGCATTACACGGTTTATATCGCTCATTGCTTAACAACATGGTTGTTGGTGTTACAGAAGGTTATAAATTAACTCAAGAATTAGTAGGTGTTGGTTACCGTGCTACAAACACAGGTAATACATTAGATTTAGTTTTAGGTTATTCTCACCACTACGTATTCCAATTACCAGAAGAGATTAAAGTAACTACACAATCAGAAAAAGGTCAAACACCTAAAATTATTTTAGAAAGTATTGACAAACAATTGATCGGTCAAGTAGCAGCGAAAATCCGTTCGTTACGTGCACCAGAGCCATATAAAGGTAAAGGTATCAAGTTTGTAGGTGAAGTGTTAAGAAGAAAAGCAGGTAAATCAGCATCTAAAAAATAG
- the rplR gene encoding 50S ribosomal protein L18, with protein MAGKKLSRRDRIKKGIRKRLTGSEERPRLSVYRSNKGIYAQVINDVTGKTIASASSLSKDFTGTGNKSDQSVAVGKLVAEKAIAAGVKEVVFDRNGYLYHGRVKSLAEGAREAGLVF; from the coding sequence ATGGCAGGTAAAAAATTATCAAGAAGAGATCGTATTAAAAAAGGGATCAGAAAAAGACTTACCGGTTCGGAAGAACGTCCAAGGTTATCTGTATATAGAAGCAATAAAGGGATTTATGCGCAGGTAATTAACGATGTAACCGGTAAAACAATAGCATCAGCATCATCATTATCGAAAGATTTTACTGGTACTGGAAACAAAAGCGATCAGTCGGTTGCGGTAGGCAAATTAGTTGCCGAAAAAGCAATTGCTGCAGGTGTTAAAGAAGTTGTTTTCGATAGAAATGGCTATTTATACCACGGTCGTGTAAAATCGTTGGCAGAGGGTGCCCGCGAAGCTGGTTTAGTATTTTAA
- the rplE gene encoding 50S ribosomal protein L5 encodes MMATPRLKSKYKEEVVNALKEKFQYKTVMQVPKLEKICINQGVGRFSVTDKKIMDTTIVELTTITGQQAVPANSKKDISNFKLRKGMPVGVRVTLRDNNMYEFLDRLISVALPRIRDFKGINDKGFDGKGNYTLGVTEQIIFPEINIDKINKILGMDITFVTSAKSDVEALELLKQFGLPFKNQKTAE; translated from the coding sequence ATAATGGCTACACCTAGATTAAAAAGCAAATACAAAGAAGAAGTTGTAAATGCACTAAAAGAAAAATTTCAGTACAAAACTGTAATGCAGGTTCCTAAATTGGAAAAAATCTGTATCAATCAGGGTGTTGGTCGTTTTTCTGTTACTGATAAGAAAATTATGGATACCACTATCGTTGAGTTGACTACTATTACTGGTCAGCAGGCGGTTCCGGCTAATTCAAAGAAAGATATCTCTAACTTTAAATTACGTAAAGGTATGCCAGTAGGCGTACGTGTTACATTACGCGATAACAACATGTACGAGTTCTTAGATCGTTTGATCTCTGTAGCTTTGCCTCGTATCCGCGATTTCAAAGGTATTAATGATAAAGGATTTGATGGAAAAGGTAACTATACATTAGGTGTTACTGAGCAAATCATCTTCCCTGAGATTAATATCGATAAAATCAATAAAATTTTAGGTATGGATATAACTTTCGTAACTTCGGCAAAATCTGACGTTGAGGCTCTTGAGTTATTGAAACAATTCGGATTACCATTTAAAAATCAAAAAACAGCAGAATAA
- the rpmC gene encoding 50S ribosomal protein L29, with product MKNSEITGLSKEELVAKIAEEKENLSKLKFAHTISAIENPSRIAKVRKDIARLNTALTKVKNTESATETK from the coding sequence ATGAAAAATTCAGAAATCACAGGGCTTTCAAAAGAAGAATTAGTAGCTAAGATTGCGGAAGAAAAAGAGAACTTATCAAAATTGAAGTTCGCTCACACTATTTCAGCTATCGAAAATCCTTCACGCATTGCAAAAGTAAGGAAAGACATAGCCCGTTTAAACACTGCGTTGACTAAAGTGAAAAACACTGAGTCAGCTACTGAAACTAAATAA
- the rplP gene encoding 50S ribosomal protein L16 — protein MLQPKRTKFRKMQKGRMKGLASRGAELAFGSFGIKSLEATWITSRQIEAARIAVTRFMKREGQVWIRIFPDKPVTKKPAEVRMGKGKGAPEYWVAVVRPGRVIFEAEGVPLEVAKEALRLAAQKLPIQTKFVVRRDYVEA, from the coding sequence ATGTTACAGCCAAAAAGAACGAAGTTCAGGAAGATGCAAAAAGGCAGAATGAAGGGTTTAGCTTCTCGTGGAGCTGAGTTAGCATTCGGATCTTTCGGTATCAAATCTCTAGAAGCTACTTGGATCACAAGTCGTCAGATAGAGGCTGCCCGTATTGCCGTAACTCGTTTCATGAAACGTGAAGGCCAAGTATGGATCAGGATCTTCCCGGACAAACCGGTAACTAAAAAACCTGCTGAGGTACGTATGGGTAAAGGTAAAGGTGCTCCTGAATATTGGGTAGCAGTTGTAAGACCAGGACGCGTAATTTTCGAAGCTGAAGGTGTGCCTTTAGAAGTTGCTAAAGAAGCATTGCGTTTAGCAGCTCAGAAATTACCGATCCAAACCAAATTCGTAGTACGTAGAGATTACGTAGAAGCATAG
- the rpsQ gene encoding 30S ribosomal protein S17, with protein MERQLRKTRTGLVVSNKMDKSVVVSVERKVKHPIYGKFVKKTTKFMAHDEKNECGIGDTVLIMETRPLSKNKNWRLVQILERAK; from the coding sequence ATGGAAAGACAATTAAGAAAAACAAGAACCGGGTTAGTGGTAAGCAACAAGATGGATAAATCTGTTGTAGTGAGCGTGGAACGTAAAGTAAAACACCCGATTTATGGTAAGTTCGTAAAGAAAACTACCAAATTTATGGCTCACGACGAGAAAAACGAATGCGGTATCGGTGATACAGTGTTGATTATGGAAACTCGTCCTTTGAGTAAAAACAAGAACTGGAGATTGGTACAAATTTTAGAAAGAGCTAAATAA